In Deltaproteobacteria bacterium, the genomic window CGACGGGGAGATGATCGTCGATAACGGCCGCATCCTCCCCGAAGAGCTGCGGTGAGGGGCCGCGGCACGGACAGAAGCCTGAATCCGCCAAGTTTCCGGAGGTGAATGCCATGAGCCTGACCGTCAAGCCCGTTTGCGCCGCCATCGGCGCCGAGATCGAAGGACTGGACCTGCGTGAGCCGCTGGACCAGGAAGCCCGCGAAGCGATCCTGGACGCGTTCCACGAGCACGTGCTCCTGCTGTTCCGAGGGCAGGACCTCACCGAGGACCAGCAGACCGCCTTCGCCACGACCTTCGGCGAGTTGGGCAAGCGCACCGTGGGGGCGCGTTTCGTCAAGTCTCCGAAGGACACCTATGCCAGCCCGGTGATGATGGTGACCAACCGGAGCGACGACGGGCCCACGGGCAACACCGCCTCCTTCGGCGACGGCGAGATGTGGTTCCACCACGACACCTGCTTCTACCCGGTGCCCAACATCGTCACCATGCTGTACGGGATGGAGGTCACGAGCCAAGGCGGGTTGACCCGCGTCGCCAACATGTACCGGGCCTACGACAACATCCCGCGCGAGCTGCGCGAACGGCTGGAGGGACGAACCGTCTTCCAGGTGTATGACTACAACCGCTACCGCATCGACCCCAACGTGGACCTGACCGGCGCCCGCAGCCACTCACAGCCCATCTTCGTGCGCCATCCGGTCACCGGCAGGAAGGCGCTGTACGTGAACCGCACCATGA contains:
- a CDS encoding TauD/TfdA family dioxygenase, translated to MSLTVKPVCAAIGAEIEGLDLREPLDQEAREAILDAFHEHVLLLFRGQDLTEDQQTAFATTFGELGKRTVGARFVKSPKDTYASPVMMVTNRSDDGPTGNTASFGDGEMWFHHDTCFYPVPNIVTMLYGMEVTSQGGLTRVANMYRAYDNIPRELRERLEGRTVFQVYDYNRYRIDPNVDLTGARSHSQPIFVRHPVTGRKALYVNRTMTAQIEGMDRAESDAILDQLFDISEDDRIVYDHQWRVGDLLMWDNRCSIHARTDFPVEEARILRRCTVAGKEPVHA